One Bacillus amyloliquefaciens DSM 7 = ATCC 23350 DNA window includes the following coding sequences:
- a CDS encoding 3-hydroxyacyl-CoA dehydrogenase/enoyl-CoA hydratase family protein has protein sequence MHKFIKKAAVLGSGVMGSGIAAHLANIGIPVLLLDIVPNELTKDEVKKGLTLESPEVRSRLSRSAMKKLLKQKPAPLTSASNLDYITAGNLEDDAAQLKDADWIIEVVVENLDVKKQIFSLVDEYRKPGSIVSSNTSGISVTKMAEGRSADFKAHFLGTHFFNPARYLKLLEIIPIQETDPDVLKFMTSFAENTLGKGVVIAKDTPNFIANRIGTYGLLVTVREMLSSGCGIGEVDTVTGPLIGRPKSATFRTLDVVGLDTFAHVAKNVYDKADGAEKDMFKLPEFMNDMLKNNWLGSKSGQGFYKKEGKTIYELDPLTMTYGERTKMKTPALEAAKQAKGAKGKMKALIYADDRAGRLLWNITSQTLLYSAQLLGEIADDIKAIDDAMKWGFGWELGPFEVWDAIGVRKSAERLEQEGAKLPGWVKEMLDQGHETFYMKENGTQFYYSDGQYRAVKENPKRVSLQTLKETKGVISKNSGASLIDLGDDVALLEFHTKSNAIGLDIIQMIDNALEETERNYKGLVIGNQGRHFCAGANLAMILMEAQDDNFMEVDFVIRRFQQTMLNIKYSAKPVVAAPFGMTLGGGTEVCLPAARVQAASESYMGLVETGVGLIPGGGGNKELYMNYLNSGSELMDAAIKTFETIALAKVSGSAHEARDMQILSAADRVSMNQDHLLHDAKQLAASLYDSGYRPPARKKVRVTGETGCAALLLGADQMRRSGYLSDHDMKIAKKLAHVIAGGRVPFGTEVSEEYLLEIEREAFLSLAGEAKSQARMQHMLVKGKPLRN, from the coding sequence ATGCACAAGTTTATAAAGAAGGCAGCCGTTCTCGGATCAGGCGTCATGGGGTCCGGAATTGCCGCGCACTTGGCTAACATCGGAATTCCCGTCCTGCTGCTTGATATTGTGCCAAACGAGCTGACAAAGGATGAGGTGAAAAAAGGGCTGACATTAGAAAGCCCGGAGGTCCGAAGCAGACTGAGCCGATCGGCCATGAAAAAACTGCTGAAGCAAAAACCGGCGCCGCTGACTTCAGCTTCCAATCTCGACTATATAACGGCGGGGAATTTGGAAGATGACGCTGCTCAATTGAAGGATGCCGATTGGATTATTGAAGTCGTTGTAGAAAATCTTGACGTGAAAAAACAGATTTTCTCACTTGTTGATGAATACCGGAAACCTGGAAGCATCGTGTCCAGCAATACGTCCGGTATTTCCGTAACAAAGATGGCGGAAGGCAGATCTGCCGATTTTAAAGCTCATTTCTTAGGAACCCATTTCTTTAATCCGGCCCGTTACTTAAAGCTTCTGGAAATCATTCCGATTCAGGAAACAGATCCTGACGTGCTGAAGTTTATGACTTCATTTGCAGAAAACACGCTCGGGAAAGGTGTCGTTATCGCCAAAGACACGCCTAACTTTATCGCCAACCGCATCGGTACGTACGGCTTGTTAGTCACGGTAAGAGAAATGCTTTCTTCCGGCTGCGGCATCGGCGAGGTGGATACGGTGACCGGGCCTTTAATCGGCAGACCGAAAAGCGCGACCTTCAGAACCCTTGACGTTGTGGGGCTTGATACATTCGCTCATGTGGCAAAAAATGTTTATGATAAAGCCGACGGCGCTGAAAAAGACATGTTTAAGCTGCCGGAATTTATGAATGACATGCTGAAAAACAATTGGCTTGGCAGCAAATCAGGTCAAGGTTTTTACAAAAAAGAAGGTAAAACAATATATGAGCTCGATCCGCTAACCATGACATACGGCGAGCGCACGAAAATGAAAACACCCGCTTTAGAAGCCGCCAAACAGGCAAAGGGTGCCAAAGGCAAAATGAAAGCGCTTATTTATGCTGATGACCGCGCCGGACGACTGCTTTGGAATATTACGTCGCAAACCCTCTTATACTCAGCTCAGCTTCTTGGTGAGATCGCTGATGATATAAAAGCGATTGACGACGCCATGAAATGGGGCTTTGGTTGGGAGCTCGGCCCGTTTGAGGTGTGGGATGCCATCGGTGTCAGAAAATCAGCGGAGCGGCTTGAACAAGAAGGCGCAAAACTGCCCGGCTGGGTGAAAGAAATGCTTGATCAGGGTCATGAAACATTTTATATGAAGGAAAACGGAACACAATTTTACTATTCAGACGGCCAATACAGGGCAGTAAAAGAAAATCCGAAACGCGTCAGCCTGCAAACGTTAAAAGAAACAAAGGGCGTGATCAGCAAAAACAGCGGAGCAAGTTTGATTGATCTCGGCGATGATGTCGCGCTTCTGGAATTTCATACGAAAAGCAATGCGATCGGCTTAGACATTATTCAGATGATTGACAATGCGCTTGAGGAAACAGAGCGGAATTATAAAGGACTTGTCATCGGAAACCAAGGCAGACATTTCTGCGCGGGGGCAAACCTTGCGATGATTTTAATGGAAGCTCAGGATGATAACTTCATGGAAGTCGATTTTGTCATCCGCCGTTTTCAGCAGACGATGCTGAACATCAAATACAGCGCCAAACCTGTTGTGGCGGCGCCGTTTGGGATGACACTCGGCGGGGGAACGGAAGTCTGTCTCCCGGCGGCACGCGTTCAGGCGGCGAGCGAATCGTATATGGGTCTTGTTGAAACCGGCGTCGGTCTTATTCCGGGCGGCGGAGGAAATAAAGAGCTGTACATGAATTACTTGAACAGCGGAAGCGAACTGATGGACGCGGCCATTAAAACCTTTGAAACCATTGCGCTTGCCAAGGTGTCCGGTTCGGCGCACGAAGCGCGTGATATGCAGATTTTGTCCGCGGCTGACCGTGTCAGCATGAATCAGGATCACCTGCTGCACGATGCGAAACAGCTGGCCGCTTCCTTATATGACAGCGGATACCGCCCGCCAGCCCGCAAAAAAGTGAGAGTCACCGGGGAAACCGGCTGTGCGGCGTTACTGCTCGGAGCAGATCAAATGAGACGGTCGGGTTATTTATCAGATCACGATATGAAGATTGCGAAGAAGCTGGCTCATGTCATTGCCGGAGGAAGAGTTCCGTTCGGCACGGAGGTTTCAGAAGAATATTTACTCGAGATTGAAAGAGAAGCCTTTTTAAGCCTCGCTGGCGAGGCGAAGTCTCAAGCAAGAATGCAGCATATGCTGGTCAAAGGCAAACCTTTACGGAACTAG
- a CDS encoding YuzL family protein — translation MVRGRKDPSSGAVSAASMKGNAGPKQKYGGGKRTSQNQQYKKENME, via the coding sequence ATGGTGAGAGGGAGAAAAGATCCGTCTTCTGGCGCAGTGAGCGCGGCCAGCATGAAAGGAAATGCGGGACCGAAGCAAAAATACGGCGGCGGCAAACGGACGAGCCAAAATCAGCAATATAAAAAAGAAAACATGGAATAA
- a CDS encoding proline dehydrogenase family protein, with protein MLRSICLFLSKNKMLTKFAQAYGLRFGAGRFVAGETLTEAVKTVKRLNQNGLSASIDYLGEYAGSEKDARRTAEECKKAIRAIADHQLDCELSLKLTSIGLDISEKLAEQHVRDILTEAKERRVPVTIDMEDYSRCGRTLDLYKRCKPDFPMLGTVIQAYLYRAAEDISSLMPYKPRLRLVKGAYKESAAVAFPDKKGTDLHFQQLIKLQLLSGHETAVATHDDDIISYTKTLVSDHQIPRGQFEFQMLYGIRTERQKELAEEGYRMRVYVPYGTDWYGYLMRRIAERPANAAFVLKGIFKK; from the coding sequence ATGCTGCGGAGCATATGTTTATTTTTGTCGAAAAATAAAATGCTTACGAAATTCGCCCAGGCTTACGGCCTCCGCTTCGGCGCGGGAAGATTTGTTGCGGGGGAAACACTCACAGAAGCCGTGAAAACGGTAAAGCGGCTGAACCAAAACGGGTTATCGGCTTCGATTGATTACCTTGGTGAATATGCAGGTTCAGAGAAAGATGCAAGAAGGACGGCCGAAGAATGTAAAAAAGCAATCAGGGCGATCGCCGATCATCAATTGGACTGTGAGCTGTCTCTTAAATTAACATCCATCGGTCTGGATATTTCCGAGAAACTCGCGGAACAGCATGTCAGAGACATATTGACGGAAGCGAAAGAACGCCGCGTTCCCGTAACGATTGACATGGAGGACTATTCCAGATGCGGCCGTACGCTTGATTTATATAAGCGGTGCAAGCCGGATTTTCCGATGCTAGGAACCGTCATTCAGGCTTATTTGTACCGCGCCGCTGAAGATATCAGCAGCCTGATGCCATACAAGCCGCGGCTCAGGCTTGTAAAAGGCGCTTATAAAGAATCGGCAGCCGTGGCGTTTCCCGATAAAAAAGGGACCGACCTTCATTTCCAGCAGCTGATTAAGCTGCAGCTTTTGAGCGGCCATGAAACAGCGGTGGCGACACATGATGATGACATCATTTCTTATACGAAAACACTCGTCAGCGACCATCAAATTCCCCGCGGGCAGTTCGAATTCCAAATGCTGTACGGTATCAGAACGGAGCGGCAGAAGGAGCTTGCCGAAGAAGGATACAGGATGAGGGTGTACGTCCCGTACGGAACCGATTGGTACGGCTACCTGATGAGAAGAATTGCCGAGCGCCCGGCAAATGCGGCGTTCGTGCTGAAAGGAATCTTCAAAAAATAA
- a CDS encoding spore coat protein has product MEQQNQKITNPQTPVPNTAQMNDRDLVNELLTTEKYITTSYCTALHELSHESLYQDIQAIFDESQKAQRRLYDVMFQNGWYSIEAADTQKLQQSYQKFQQTIQQQSPYQQ; this is encoded by the coding sequence ATGGAACAGCAAAATCAAAAAATCACTAACCCGCAAACGCCCGTGCCCAATACGGCGCAAATGAATGACAGAGACTTGGTGAATGAGCTGCTGACGACGGAAAAGTATATAACAACTTCATATTGCACAGCCCTGCATGAGCTCAGCCATGAGTCTCTTTATCAAGATATTCAGGCCATTTTCGATGAGTCACAAAAAGCGCAAAGAAGATTATACGATGTGATGTTTCAGAATGGCTGGTATTCCATTGAAGCAGCCGATACCCAAAAGCTTCAGCAATCGTATCAGAAGTTCCAGCAGACGATTCAGCAGCAGTCACCCTACCAGCAGTAA
- a CDS encoding MarR family winged helix-turn-helix transcriptional regulator, with amino-acid sequence MKNADQYVSDIQKSLQTLLQNIQPEMMESMAMHEVTPAQLFVLASLKKHGSCKVSEIAERMEVKPSAVTLMADRLEQKGLIVRKHNQQDRRVIDISLTKKGEKKFEDVVEGRKAILARNLSVLTDEELLQSMNIIRKVAEAAEQYAADKKENE; translated from the coding sequence ATGAAAAACGCGGATCAATATGTGTCTGATATCCAAAAATCTCTTCAGACGCTGCTGCAAAACATACAGCCGGAAATGATGGAAAGCATGGCGATGCATGAGGTGACGCCTGCCCAATTATTTGTTTTAGCCAGCCTGAAAAAGCACGGGAGCTGCAAAGTTTCCGAAATCGCGGAACGCATGGAAGTAAAACCGAGCGCAGTGACGCTGATGGCCGACCGCCTCGAGCAAAAAGGACTCATCGTCCGCAAACATAATCAGCAGGACAGACGTGTCATCGACATCAGCCTTACCAAAAAAGGCGAAAAAAAATTCGAAGATGTCGTGGAAGGAAGAAAAGCGATATTAGCGCGAAACCTATCCGTTCTGACTGATGAGGAACTGCTTCAGTCCATGAACATTATCCGCAAAGTAGCGGAAGCCGCTGAGCAATACGCGGCGGATAAAAAAGAAAATGAATAG
- a CDS encoding MDR family MFS transporter — protein sequence MSIEQKDPKRALLITGLIIAMFFSALDGTIVGTAIPKIVGDLGGLSMMTWLTTAYLLTSTTIVPIAGKLADLLGRRVVYVSGLLIFMGASALCGMASNMTELIIFRGLQGIGGGVMMPMAMIVIGDLFTGKQRAKFQGLFGAIYGLASVIGPQIGGWIVDSLNWKWVFYINLPVGILAVIFIARGLQGRKQTGPINFDIAGIFTMIVGIVSLLLALSFGGKDYAWGSWQIIGLFVLALVGIVGFVFAEIKAKEPILPMYLFKNRTFTVLNLIGFFMSIGMFGAVTFVPFFMQGIIGVSATASGTIMTPMMVSMIITSIIGGQLVYKIGIKPQIMIGMLIMAVGFFLLTTLQLDTSKLAATCYMAVIGLGMGLVMPLLTLALQETFSKEELGVVTSSSQFFRMIGGTFGITVLGAVMNARSGSLLSDRLVPYLDSLPKQASAFAEQFKGMIDKNPEGLLQSLFSQESIKQIPAAFSSHIVPVLKTSLMDSLHSVFFTGLAFIAAGLVLTLFVKSIKLTNKKTGKEEEKAKAV from the coding sequence ATGAGTATTGAACAAAAAGATCCAAAACGCGCATTATTAATAACCGGTTTAATTATCGCCATGTTTTTCTCGGCCCTTGACGGCACCATCGTAGGAACGGCGATTCCTAAAATCGTGGGTGACCTCGGGGGATTAAGCATGATGACGTGGCTGACCACGGCATATCTTTTAACTTCGACGACTATCGTTCCGATTGCGGGGAAACTTGCAGATTTATTGGGGCGCCGCGTCGTATATGTGTCAGGTTTATTGATTTTTATGGGAGCTTCCGCACTGTGCGGAATGGCCAGCAACATGACGGAACTGATTATTTTCCGCGGCCTTCAGGGAATCGGCGGCGGTGTCATGATGCCGATGGCCATGATCGTCATCGGGGATTTGTTCACAGGGAAACAGCGTGCCAAGTTCCAAGGGCTTTTCGGGGCGATTTACGGTCTTGCTTCCGTTATCGGCCCGCAAATCGGGGGCTGGATTGTTGACTCTTTAAATTGGAAATGGGTTTTCTATATCAACCTGCCTGTCGGAATCTTAGCTGTGATCTTTATCGCAAGAGGACTTCAGGGCAGAAAACAGACTGGGCCGATTAACTTTGACATCGCCGGCATCTTCACAATGATCGTCGGAATCGTCAGCCTCCTTCTCGCGCTCAGCTTCGGAGGAAAGGATTACGCATGGGGATCATGGCAGATTATCGGTCTCTTTGTACTTGCGCTTGTCGGAATTGTCGGATTCGTGTTCGCTGAAATCAAAGCAAAAGAGCCGATTCTTCCGATGTATCTGTTTAAAAACAGAACGTTTACCGTACTGAATCTGATCGGCTTTTTCATGAGTATCGGCATGTTCGGCGCCGTCACGTTTGTTCCTTTCTTTATGCAGGGAATTATCGGCGTCAGCGCCACCGCGTCCGGAACGATTATGACGCCGATGATGGTATCTATGATCATCACAAGTATTATCGGAGGCCAGCTGGTTTACAAAATCGGGATTAAACCGCAAATCATGATCGGTATGCTGATCATGGCCGTCGGCTTCTTCTTATTGACAACTTTGCAGCTGGATACCAGCAAACTAGCGGCTACGTGCTATATGGCCGTGATCGGTCTGGGAATGGGACTCGTCATGCCGCTTCTCACGCTCGCTCTGCAAGAAACGTTTTCAAAAGAAGAGCTTGGCGTCGTGACTTCTTCAAGCCAATTTTTCCGGATGATCGGGGGAACGTTCGGCATTACGGTGCTAGGCGCTGTCATGAATGCCAGATCCGGAAGCCTTTTATCCGACAGACTGGTGCCTTACTTAGACTCACTCCCGAAACAGGCAAGTGCCTTTGCCGAGCAGTTTAAAGGTATGATTGACAAGAATCCTGAAGGACTGCTTCAATCCCTGTTCAGTCAGGAATCGATTAAGCAGATTCCGGCCGCGTTTTCTTCCCATATCGTGCCGGTTTTGAAAACGTCACTGATGGATTCGCTTCACAGCGTGTTTTTCACAGGGCTGGCCTTTATCGCAGCCGGATTGGTCCTGACACTGTTTGTCAAATCAATTAAGCTGACAAACAAAAAAACAGGCAAAGAAGAAGAAAAAGCGAAAGCCGTTTAA
- a CDS encoding type-2 restriction enzyme BamHI: MEVEKEFITDEAKELLSKDKLIQQAYNEVKTSICSPIWPATSKTFTINNTEKNCNGVVPIKELCYTLLEDTYNWYREKPLDILKLEKKKGGPIDVYKEFIENSELKRVGMEFETGNISSAHRSMNKLLLGLKHGEIDLAIILMPIKQLAYYLTDRVTNFEELEPYFELTEGQPFIFIGFNAEAYNSNVPLIPKGSDGMSKRSIKKWKDKVENK, from the coding sequence ATGGAAGTAGAAAAAGAGTTTATTACTGATGAAGCAAAAGAATTACTATCTAAAGATAAGTTAATTCAACAAGCATACAATGAAGTTAAAACATCTATTTGTTCACCTATTTGGCCAGCAACCTCAAAAACCTTCACGATTAACAACACCGAAAAGAATTGTAACGGTGTAGTACCAATTAAAGAACTATGTTACACCTTACTTGAAGATACATATAACTGGTATAGAGAAAAACCCCTTGATATACTTAAACTTGAAAAGAAAAAAGGTGGTCCGATTGATGTTTATAAAGAGTTCATAGAAAACAGTGAACTTAAACGTGTAGGTATGGAATTTGAAACAGGAAATATTAGTTCTGCCCACCGTTCAATGAACAAACTTCTATTAGGATTAAAACATGGCGAAATTGATTTGGCTATTATCCTTATGCCTATTAAACAATTGGCCTATTATCTTACAGATCGTGTTACCAATTTCGAGGAATTAGAACCTTATTTTGAACTTACTGAAGGACAACCATTTATTTTTATTGGATTTAATGCTGAGGCTTATAATTCTAATGTCCCTTTAATTCCCAAAGGTTCTGACGGTATGTCAAAACGCTCAATTAAGAAATGGAAAGATAAAGTTGAAAACAAATAG
- a CDS encoding helix-turn-helix domain-containing protein, with amino-acid sequence MTNNIRLLFGQKVRQIRLSKSNMSQEKLAFECDLHRTYISDIERGTRNVSLDNIEKISKALGVQPKDLLDFTTIGNCEQKK; translated from the coding sequence ATGACTAACAATATCAGATTATTATTTGGTCAAAAAGTTCGTCAAATTAGATTGTCCAAAAGTAATATGTCACAAGAAAAACTAGCTTTTGAATGTGACCTACACAGAACCTACATTTCTGATATTGAACGAGGAACAAGAAATGTTTCCTTAGACAATATTGAAAAGATTTCTAAAGCACTCGGTGTTCAACCAAAGGACTTACTTGATTTTACTACAATCGGCAACTGTGAACAAAAGAAATAA
- a CDS encoding DNA-methyltransferase, with the protein MRFFSVFDIVKNKANQLGYTETEMYAVLKNYNVNKKDLLAYKENGVIPTDKVLNGILSYLGMTKVELELKLGRIPAGLEDVFLNNTKEIAKILENKNSVKLNEFNSIQEIKPYFYTDLGKLYNGDCLELFKQVPDENVDTIFADPPFNLDKEYDEGVTDKNSFSGYLDWYYKWIDECIRVLKPGGSLFIYNIPKWNTYLSEYLNRKLNFRNWITVDMKFGLPIQNRLYPANYSLLYYVKGDKPKTFNVQRIPLQTCPHCGREIKDYGGYKNKMNPKGVTLSDVWSDIYPVRHSSSKNRKFNELSVKLLDRIITMSTNEGDVVLDPFGGSGTTFAVSEMLGRKWIGFELGNCEIIKERLKNKDKDKKLLGKVYEEKNKLFPNRVKELRKKNGLWIDDDFRQDHEGNSKGDKKNENNDQISLSLE; encoded by the coding sequence TTGCGTTTTTTTTCTGTTTTTGACATTGTTAAAAATAAAGCGAATCAGTTAGGGTATACGGAAACTGAAATGTATGCTGTATTGAAAAATTACAATGTGAATAAGAAGGATTTACTCGCCTATAAAGAAAATGGAGTTATTCCAACAGATAAAGTGTTGAATGGAATACTTAGTTATCTTGGAATGACTAAAGTAGAATTAGAATTAAAATTAGGCAGGATACCGGCTGGGTTAGAGGATGTGTTCTTAAATAACACAAAAGAAATTGCCAAGATCCTCGAAAATAAAAATAGTGTTAAACTAAACGAATTTAATTCTATTCAAGAAATCAAACCTTATTTTTATACTGATCTTGGAAAATTATACAATGGAGATTGTTTAGAACTGTTTAAACAAGTTCCTGATGAAAACGTGGACACTATTTTTGCTGATCCACCATTTAACCTTGATAAAGAGTATGATGAGGGTGTAACAGATAAAAATTCCTTTAGCGGATATTTGGATTGGTATTATAAATGGATAGACGAGTGTATCAGAGTTTTAAAACCAGGCGGTTCTTTATTCATTTATAATATTCCAAAATGGAACACTTACCTTTCTGAGTACTTAAATAGGAAATTGAATTTTAGAAACTGGATAACTGTAGATATGAAATTTGGACTTCCAATTCAGAATAGATTATATCCAGCAAATTACAGCCTTTTATACTATGTAAAAGGTGATAAACCTAAGACATTTAATGTTCAAAGGATACCTCTACAAACTTGCCCTCATTGTGGTAGAGAAATAAAAGACTATGGCGGTTACAAGAATAAAATGAACCCAAAGGGTGTAACTCTTTCTGATGTTTGGTCAGATATTTACCCTGTTAGACATAGTAGTTCAAAAAATAGAAAGTTCAATGAATTATCAGTTAAATTACTTGATCGTATAATAACTATGAGTACAAATGAAGGTGACGTTGTTTTAGACCCGTTTGGAGGAAGCGGTACAACATTTGCTGTAAGTGAAATGTTAGGTCGTAAATGGATTGGTTTTGAGTTGGGGAATTGTGAAATTATCAAAGAGAGACTTAAAAATAAAGACAAAGATAAAAAGCTGTTAGGTAAAGTTTATGAAGAAAAAAACAAGCTGTTCCCTAATAGGGTTAAAGAATTACGTAAAAAAAATGGTTTATGGATTGATGATGATTTTAGACAAGACCATGAGGGAAATTCTAAAGGTGATAAAAAAAACGAAAACAATGACCAAATTTCATTAAGTCTAGAATGA
- a CDS encoding ABC transporter ATP-binding protein, whose amino-acid sequence MSAISTETLSLGYGETVIIDELDVAIPKGEITVLIGSNGCGKSTLLRSLARLMKPRGGSVLLEGKAIAKLPTKEVARELAILPQSPSAPEGLTVHQLVKQGRYPYQSWLKQWSKEDEDAVAKALKATKLEEMADRPVDSLSGGQRQRAWIAMTLAQDTDIILLDEPTTYLDMTHQIEILDLLFELNEKEKRTIVMVLHDLNLACRYAHYLVAIKDKQIYAEGRPEEVITCELVQNVFAMNCQVTQDPLFGTPLCIPHGRGRCIVQEAALTARLS is encoded by the coding sequence ATGAGTGCAATTTCTACAGAGACGCTGAGCTTAGGGTACGGAGAGACTGTTATCATTGACGAATTGGATGTTGCGATTCCAAAAGGCGAAATAACTGTATTGATCGGAAGCAACGGCTGCGGAAAATCGACGCTTTTACGTTCATTGGCGCGGCTGATGAAACCGAGGGGCGGTTCTGTGCTTCTAGAAGGAAAAGCCATCGCTAAGCTTCCAACGAAGGAAGTCGCAAGAGAACTGGCTATCTTGCCGCAGAGTCCGTCAGCTCCCGAAGGCCTGACGGTTCATCAGCTTGTGAAGCAGGGAAGATACCCTTATCAAAGCTGGCTGAAGCAATGGTCCAAAGAGGACGAAGACGCCGTGGCAAAAGCGCTTAAAGCGACGAAGCTTGAGGAAATGGCCGACCGCCCGGTGGATTCCTTGTCAGGCGGACAGCGGCAGCGCGCATGGATTGCGATGACACTCGCTCAGGATACGGATATCATTCTGCTTGACGAGCCGACAACCTATCTCGACATGACGCATCAAATTGAAATACTTGATTTGCTGTTTGAATTAAATGAAAAAGAAAAACGGACGATCGTCATGGTGCTGCACGACCTCAATCTGGCATGCCGTTATGCTCATTATCTGGTAGCCATTAAGGATAAACAGATTTACGCAGAGGGGCGTCCCGAAGAAGTCATTACTTGTGAGCTTGTGCAGAATGTATTTGCGATGAACTGCCAGGTAACACAGGACCCGCTGTTCGGCACGCCGCTTTGCATTCCGCACGGACGCGGCAGATGTATCGTGCAGGAAGCGGCCCTCACCGCCCGATTGTCATAA
- a CDS encoding YusW family protein: MKWIRTAGVLCLTLMLIAGCRLNEEKREAEQDSTPVSSAKPVPYSSFSLRVNYGAGEHNRYEGLYERKGGHEKADIQDKLSGVHREGEEALDEMKMILGELAVNSRMQEGEVVRQVLSAFNLDSHYDHFYLKLKKSDGEMTEIKK, translated from the coding sequence ATGAAATGGATCAGGACGGCGGGCGTTTTATGTCTTACGCTGATGCTGATTGCCGGCTGCCGATTGAATGAAGAAAAACGGGAAGCGGAACAAGACAGCACACCCGTGTCATCCGCGAAGCCGGTTCCTTACAGCAGCTTTTCCCTGCGCGTCAACTACGGAGCCGGAGAGCATAACCGCTATGAGGGTTTGTATGAAAGAAAAGGCGGTCATGAAAAGGCAGACATCCAGGATAAGCTCTCAGGAGTTCACAGAGAGGGCGAGGAAGCGCTCGATGAAATGAAGATGATCCTCGGAGAACTTGCCGTTAACAGCCGGATGCAGGAAGGTGAAGTCGTCCGGCAGGTGCTCTCGGCTTTTAATTTAGACAGCCATTATGACCATTTTTATTTGAAACTGAAAAAAAGCGACGGAGAAATGACGGAAATAAAAAAATAA